A region of the Anaerolineae bacterium genome:
GTATACCTTGCGGTAGATTTTAAGCATTTCCCTGTGCTGAGGATGGTTCAGAATCGTATCCCGAACAAACTTTAAATTGGCCTCCTTAGTGACCTCTCTGGTGAGAAATAGTTTTTCTACTAGCTCATCAATTCTTTGATCAGTCCAAATCTCATCACTGGCGGTAGCTACAACCTGACATAATTTTTGAGTCAGATAAGGATGGCCGTTGGTCCAATAGTAAATCCGGTTAAAGATGGTTTTGCTTTGATCTGGATAGATGGCTTCCAGGCCAGCCTGTAATACTACGGTATCGGCTTGGCTGAAGTCTTGTAGAGTGATTGCCTGGCCAATATTAAAAGGCGTTCGGGCATGGTCTCTGATCAAATCTGGGGGAGAAGCCACACCGAGAAGAATAAAAGTCAGACGATCAAATTCCGGTTCTCTGGCCCGGGCGTTGTACATGGCCCGGATAGCGGCAAAGAAATCATCCCTAAAATCAAGGTTGAGAGTAGTATCAATCTCATCAATGAAAATGACGATCTGTCCTTTGACCTCTGTCAGAATTATGCCCCGTAGGAAGCTGATAAATCGTTGTACTTGCCCCAGTGAGGCCCGTTCCTGCCACCAGGTTTCTGGGTCAACCGACAGTTTCAAGGCTCGGGTTAGTTCGGTGAGCAGGCCCAGATACCAAGCGTCAATCTCGACCAGACCAATCTCAGTTAGATCAATTTTGACGGTGTGAATTTTCCTTTTGCTTAAACGTTGGGCCGTGCGGATCATCAGACTGGATTTACCCATCTGGCGAGGAGTGAGGACGTAGCAAAATTCACCGGCTAGAGCCAAATCGAACAGTTCATTATCGGCGGGGCGCTCGACATAGGAGGGAGTGTTGGGCCGTAAAGTGCCGCCAGCGACAAAAAAATCAGAGGCTCTTGAGGAGGATGTACTCACAACAGTTTTTCCTCAAAGTACTGTCTGTACAAGTCGCAACGACAGGTATAGGCATCACCACTGCCCTTGATCAGACCGGCTTTGACCAAACGAAAGAGTGACATTTCGTCTGGACAACACTGATCGCGGATGATTTGTTTTAGCGCTGCTCTCAACTCGGGTTTATCTCGCAATCCCCAATAATGACGTCGCAAGTGATCGCCAAAGGGGCCGTTATCGGTAGCCGCCTTGGGGATCAGGTCAGCCCAGGTCAGGCGTTCGGTGAGCAGGGTATAAAACGCTTTGCGGGTGAGATAGGGGTGGCCGTGCAATAGGGTCATGAATTGGCCAAAGTTTTCCTCGGCCACTGGCAAACCGTGTCGTTGATTAAGGTCTTGCATTTGGGACTCGTTGAAATCGGCCAACTCAAGTTTGAGGCCTACGTTAAAGGGGGATTGATTGACATCTTCAATCAAGAGGTAAGGTTCAGTGGAAATGACCAACACGATGTTAAGTTTTTCCCATGTCTCATACTTGGCCCGCCGGTTGTGCCAGGAGCGCACCAGGCCGAAAAAGTCCCGGTAGAAATTGGTTTGCAGCAGGCAGTCCGCTTCATCCATCGCCAGAATGATAGGGCCTTCAAAGGCGGGCAGGATGTAGTCTTCCATAAAATAAGTCAGTTTGTTTTGCGCGCCCAACGAACCCCGCCAGGCTTTTTCTAAATCTGCTGGATCGAGGCGAAGTTCGTGGCACATCGTTTCGGCAAATTCTCGTAGGAAGACATCACACGAAACCAACTGGTCGTGACCAAAACCCTGAAAATCCAGCGAAATCACTTTGGCTCCACTTTGGCGGGCCTCACGAATGCCGCGCATCAGTAATGAGATTTTTCCGGTTTGACGCGGGGCGCGGATCGTTATAGTAGCGCCCCACTTCACGATTTCCCGTTTCAAGTGTTTGTCGGCTTCACGTTCAATATATAGTTTGTCGCGTAGCTTGACTGCACCGCCAGGGACTTCTAACTCGGCCAGAAAACGGGGGTCAAACTCTGGCAGGGGTGGTTGGATACGCTCATCGTCAGCCACCGGGCGTCCATCTTCGGAGATAATGTTTGCCTCGGTTGCGGGTTCAATTTGGATAGGTTTTTGTTGAGGCAACTGGCCTTTGACGGCAGCCAGGATTTCACGGGCTACGTTTTTGTTATCGGCTTCATTTTGCCAAACCACATATTGCACGGGATTCAAAAGAGCGGCGATAGAATAGGGCAACAAACCTTCGTAGGCCAGCCGTACCGGCAGGGTGTGTGGTTTACCTTGCAGCTTGCGGTACTCGTAGGCTCGATTAACCTCGGCTTGGATCATTTCACTGTCTGCCGACTCTTTGGATAGCAACACGATCAAAAAATCGCTGGCTTTGATTTGTTGGTCAATTTGTTCTAGCCAGGCATCGCCAGTGCGCAGGGTTTGGTCAATGAAAACTTCGTGGCCGTGAGCGGTCAGGGTTTCGTGTAAATAGGTGGCCAGTTTTTGATCGGAGCTGGTGTTACGTTTGTAGGCTATGAAGAGGCGGGCGGACAGTTTCGACTGTAATTCGGCTATTTGCGTTTCAATATCTTCTATTTCCATAGAAATTTTGGGATCAGCCGATTGACCCGCGTAAGCAAGCTGCTCTTTAAGCTTTTGCAACCGACGTTTATGGGTCGTAATGAGTGCCTCTATTTCATCTCGATGTGACATAAAATTCCATCCCACCCCATAAGAAAACAATTGGCAATACTTGGTTTTATTGGAGCCTATCTCAAGTATAAAACATCTCGCAAAACAAAGCAAGGGATATTGAGGTGTCAAAAGGTGTTACCTGATCTTGATCGGGCTAAGCTCCACGGCATTATCGGGCAAAGTATCCCCGTTTAGGGCGGCAGGCAGGCGCTCGCCGGTGGAAAAATCATAAAGACCGGCCAACACCCGGTATTCGCCCGATGGCAGCGCGGAGAGGTCCAATAGATGGGGGTCAATGATGATCTCGCCGGCGTCCCACAGGCCGGTGGGATAATTGTTATTTAGGGGCGGGCTGTCGAAACCGGCGCTAAATTCGCCGTTGCGCCAGAGTTGGATAAAAACGGTGTAGTCGGCGGCGGGGCGGCCGTGGGCCGACCAGACCAGGGTGATTTGACAATCATTGTCGCTTGACCGGCAATTTTGGAAGCTGGTGTCGAGCAGCCGGATGTGGCCGGCAAACTCGGCCAGCGGCGGCTGGTTTGGGTAAGAGGGCCACCGCGCCGGCGCCAATTTAAGTTGGCCCACCGTGGGCGGCGCCGGATTGCCGTCGGGGGCGACGGGTTGGATGCCGGGACGGCCCGGCTCGTTAAAGTCAAACAGGCCAAGGTTGACCAGCAGCCGGGTGGGGGCCGCGCTGTCGCCGTTGACCAACACCGGGTAGGTGTCTTGCACAATTTGGCCGGGGGCCAGGGTGGTGGTGGGGCGCAAGCCGAGGCCGGGATAGGTGTTCATTTGGCCCACCGGGGTATGGTCGCGCCCAACCAGGTGGACAAAGACACTGTAGTTGGTGTCCATTGGTTTAAGGGCTTGCCAGTAAGCCGTCACGTTAACGCGCTCGCCGGGACGGGCCGTTTTGGCCTCAACGGCGACCCCGATGAGTTTTAGCTCATCGTTATAGGTCAGGTCCAGGCGAGACAAATCCGCAGGCAGGTCTGTTTCGGCGAGCAGCGGAGGCGGAATATACGCCGGGGCCACAACGCCGTAAGGCATCCAAACGGCGATACTCAAAAGGATGATACTCAGAATGGTTGTAACCGCCCGGCGAAACGGTTGGGGCGTAAGCATCCACCACCCCCAGCCAATGAGAATGGCCATTGAGCCAAGCGCGGGCAAAAGTTGGCGGCCCTGCATCCCGCCCTCAATGGCCACCAGCCGGGTGAGGGAAAAGGCCAGGGCGATGGGGAAGGTAAGATGGAGGAGGAGAGGAGAGAGGAGGAGAGGAGAGAGGAGAGAGGAGAGAGGAGAGAGGAGAGAGGAGGGAGGAGAGAGGGAAAATGTAGAAAGGGTTGCTGGTTGTTTTTTGGCTAATTTTGCGGTCCGGCCTTGCAGTTTGCCGATCATGTCCCCGGTTATTTTTAGGACAACGATAAATAAGATGCCCAACAGTCCAATCCGGCTGATAATCCGGTAAACGCTGTACACCCATTCCGGGGCGGCAATGTTGAGCCAGCCGAAGGTGGCCCAGAAAGAAACCTCGCCGGTGGAAAGGGTGTAGAGAAAATCGTTGAGGGTGAGGGGTTGGGGATCAACATTGAAGTAGATTTTATAGAGACCCTGCTGGAAGAAGTCGTGATAAAGCTGATAATTGCGCCAATACCACCAGCCGCCGACGGCCAGAAAGAGGAAGCCGATGATCAAACCATCCCGCCAGAGCAGGCGGGCGGCCCCCGGCTGT
Encoded here:
- a CDS encoding AAA-like domain-containing protein — encoded protein: MSHRDEIEALITTHKRRLQKLKEQLAYAGQSADPKISMEIEDIETQIAELQSKLSARLFIAYKRNTSSDQKLATYLHETLTAHGHEVFIDQTLRTGDAWLEQIDQQIKASDFLIVLLSKESADSEMIQAEVNRAYEYRKLQGKPHTLPVRLAYEGLLPYSIAALLNPVQYVVWQNEADNKNVAREILAAVKGQLPQQKPIQIEPATEANIISEDGRPVADDERIQPPLPEFDPRFLAELEVPGGAVKLRDKLYIEREADKHLKREIVKWGATITIRAPRQTGKISLLMRGIREARQSGAKVISLDFQGFGHDQLVSCDVFLREFAETMCHELRLDPADLEKAWRGSLGAQNKLTYFMEDYILPAFEGPIILAMDEADCLLQTNFYRDFFGLVRSWHNRRAKYETWEKLNIVLVISTEPYLLIEDVNQSPFNVGLKLELADFNESQMQDLNQRHGLPVAEENFGQFMTLLHGHPYLTRKAFYTLLTERLTWADLIPKAATDNGPFGDHLRRHYWGLRDKPELRAALKQIIRDQCCPDEMSLFRLVKAGLIKGSGDAYTCRCDLYRQYFEEKLL